A stretch of Labrus mixtus chromosome 7, fLabMix1.1, whole genome shotgun sequence DNA encodes these proteins:
- the rabif gene encoding guanine nucleotide exchange factor MSS4 has product MEMDNNQQSKDFIVEPGLVSEDGKNVKTVVCQRCGSKVLCPGMAVFAEKELFLPSMRKKSGLSSTAEGSVDGDTLTAHWFVDDMYTFENVGFTKDVGRIKYLICADCEIGPIGWHCLDDKKSFYVAVERVKHD; this is encoded by the exons ATGGAAATGGACAACAATCAGCAGTCAAAAGACTTCATAGTTGAGCCCGGCCTGGTTTCTGAGGATGGTAAGAACGTCAAGACTGTCGTGTGCCAACGCTGTGGATCCAAGGTGCTGTGCCCTGGGATGGCTGTGTTTGCAGAGAAGGAG CTGTTCCTACCATCCATGCGGAAAAAGAGTGGCCTCAGCAGCACGGCAGAAGGCTCAGTGGATGGGGACACTCTGACTGCTCACTGGTTCGTGGACGACATGTACACTTTTGAGAACGTGGGCTTTACAAAGGACGTTGGGAGAATCAAATATCTCATCTGTGCAGATTGTGAAATTGGACCAATCGGCTGGCACTGTTTGGATGACAAGAAAAGTTTCTACGTGGCAGTGGAAAGGGTAAAACATGATTAG